From Dehalococcoidia bacterium, a single genomic window includes:
- a CDS encoding sulfite oxidase-like oxidoreductase has protein sequence MAIDIFGRRERSERATYGDRLPPGQRLTDGWPVLHYGGIPRFDKETWRFEVVGLVEEKLSLSYDELRALPNTTIHCDIHCVTHWSKFDNDFTGVKLTDLMQHVRLKPEAMHVMVHSHGGYTTNIAMEELLDDDVLLAWAHNGQDLEPEHGWPLRLVVPKLYFWKSAKWVRGLQFIDRERPGFWETYGYHIHGDPWREERYS, from the coding sequence GTGGCGATCGACATTTTTGGGCGGCGTGAGAGGTCGGAGCGTGCCACGTACGGCGACCGCCTGCCGCCGGGCCAGCGGCTGACCGACGGCTGGCCGGTGCTGCACTACGGCGGCATCCCACGCTTCGACAAGGAGACCTGGCGCTTCGAGGTCGTCGGCCTGGTGGAAGAGAAGCTTTCGCTGAGCTACGACGAGCTGCGCGCCCTGCCCAACACGACAATTCACTGCGACATCCACTGCGTGACGCATTGGAGCAAGTTCGACAACGATTTCACCGGCGTCAAGCTCACGGACCTGATGCAGCACGTGCGTCTGAAGCCAGAAGCCATGCACGTGATGGTGCACTCCCACGGCGGCTACACGACGAACATCGCGATGGAAGAGCTGCTGGACGACGATGTGTTGCTCGCCTGGGCGCACAACGGCCAGGATCTCGAGCCGGAGCACGGCTGGCCGCTGCGCCTCGTGGTGCCAAAGCTCTACTTCTGGAAGAGCGCCAAGTGGGTGCGGGGCTTGCAGTTCATCGACCGCGAGCGCCCCGGCTTTTGGGAGACGTACGGGTACCACATCCACGGCGACCCGTGGCGCGAGGAGCGCTATTCGTAG